The following proteins come from a genomic window of Trichoplusia ni isolate ovarian cell line Hi5 chromosome 28, tn1, whole genome shotgun sequence:
- the LOC113506095 gene encoding zinc finger BED domain-containing protein 5-like — protein MSEVKKKRRQYSAEYIKFGFIENPTNPSSPLCLLCLKTFSNEAMKPSRLQDHLNKMHPNKKDKNVAYFQDLEKKHNTQPSVAKLFSTAAKQDNDGLRASYNISLLIAQKGKPHNIGEELILPAINEVITTVLHKPAADIIRKIPLSNNSVQRRIDEMAENIEESLCDHLRTSQFSIQLDESTLPTNEALLLSYVRFIKDEKICEELLFARNLETDTKGETIFNTLEKFCDEKGIPLKNIISVATDGAPAMTGCHKGFIAYLKNKISDVLAVHCVIHR, from the coding sequence ATGTCGGAAGTAAAAAAGAAGAGACGGCAATACAGTGCGGAATATATCAAATTCGGATTTATTGAAAATCCCACAAACCCGTCGTCGCCTTTGTGTCTTCTATGTCTAAAAACATTTTCGAATGAAGCAATGAAGCCTTCAAGGCTGCAAGATCATTTGAATAAAATGCATCCAAATAAGAAAGACAAGAATGTAGCATATTTTCAAGACCTAGAGAAGAAGCATAATACTCAGCCAAGTGTAGCAAAACTATTTTCGACGGCTGCTAAGCAAGATAACGACGGACTTCGAGCTTCGTACAATATCTCTTTGTTAATTGCTCAAAAAGGCAAACCACATAACATCGGAGAAGAGTTAATATTGCCAGCaataaatgaagtaataacTACTGTGCTTCATAAACCGGCCGCAGATATTATCCGAAAAATTCCTTTGAGTAATAATTCTGTGCAAAGACGAATTGATGAAATGGCTGAAAACATTGAAGAATCTTTGTGCGATCACCTGAGGACAAGTCAATTCTCAATTCAGCTCGATGAGTCCACTTTACCAACTAATGAAGCATTGTTGTTGTCTTACGTGAGGTTTATTAAAGATGAGAAAATATGTGAAGAACTATTATTTGCTAGAAATTTAGAGACCGATACAAAAGGTGAAACCATATTCAATACATTGGAAAAGTTTTGCGATGAGAAAGGGAttcctttgaaaaatattatttcagttgctACGGATGGCGCTCCGGCTATGACAGGGTGCCATAAAGGCTTCATAGcgtacttaaaaaataaaatttcagatGTCCTTGCTGTACATTGCGTTATTCATAGATAA